One window of Flavobacterium dauae genomic DNA carries:
- a CDS encoding leucine-rich repeat domain-containing protein, giving the protein MNDFLNENIFDVDCDLLLIPISTAGTISNSFRSGLEELDIATDLWENKDYELGDIKILPKKSKGKFIAFVCTVDGYDGAYYAIRLIGKRLAEKITELKDVSEIATPILGTGAGKLQPHLSLNIMRSAFYENKHVESVRLTFCTPDEEIHYSVKSRTLDVDTPSGQLVIEAEIPNIHINELVEKIQYDKEFYYELAERKFNEYIKHELPQDFYEQLSNQFKSWGITFKEFINSDLSKEQYEFTVLCGELIAYIDFNAYHKNIWNRYPDKRVLAKSAVRQNDWFLNLIKFKLTNKHRLLSPSIKNAFTYLESPDYSLTMLSENHRKKVFENIFPDRIYNDKFEETVLSFFRRLGIKIQNPKNFGALCSRILYLPFIKPIWDEIITKDNTLEDTLIYTDLSSASYLIEECLRTNSKVLDLGNCGLRNLEIIPELFECTHIEVLILSNEWAEYKNGKWRKLTSKNKGNRNSIKFLPESMNELSELKVLVCGGDWNEYNNHEWNRWGITSLTSISKLKKLEYLNLSNNELSNIIGLKKLKSLKIVHLNNNKISKVESLNELNNLTELYLSNNKIKTVDFISGLDNIETIDLHNNIIRDLRPIIKIIQNIGISNDKWEKNTLNIAKNPLELPPMEIVTLGKEAVLGVLDDIEKRGRYVNKDIKVILVGNSEVGKSTLVKYLDKENGLEDEHLPTLWMDEKIIKSKYLVNTIKEECLLHVFDFGGHDYYHDTHHLFYSTNTIYLLLWDKETDNLNTRKITQKTRENLEIEVETQDYPIRYWLDSVKFYTKDVEADNFEFEIKRDVTYDSPILLIQNKVDDASKIVFQENKTLSKDYSFIYDIINISIKPKRNLDHFDSLFLEMLNKMNIIGAVLPKFYETIKNSLNSYKGEPVLTFAEFMNYCNRIIKNPIDDPQAKRLVKYLEQVGLVLCTSKDTEEKIYVDKKWVIENMHKVLEKLLDRKGEFKREYVVRILGADDSKVDDLLLMMEEFKIIFKNPYSDVYIAPLYLPKIPDGKIKLFLNEGQITYRRFEFKGFIHKNVILSIFQKFGTLFSSDKNKDIFYYWKDGLIIKNPNTDEIIMIRFHLGNENGNACIDIYDLSQKDQPIFRDDVLKFIRDVNQGYELEEMVTLDGIDYISKELLEKYAEIGKHVFSEKKLSEPLKSEQQKLFKLKDYMEFIDTPVKKKKVVISYSKKDLTQIHILRRYLQPLIDAELIEQPWYCTSLNPGDDWDKKIKHKFQEADIVFFMVSEYFYSTKYIIDHEIKNAIDRYDNGENIKIVPVILEFYDWGRKEPYNLQRFSALPYQAKPISDFNNPKIAWNTITASVRMMIEKDLDPGKIEIIGRDLEEIYERQVKGKLDNNSI; this is encoded by the coding sequence ATGAATGATTTTTTAAACGAGAATATTTTTGATGTTGATTGTGATTTATTATTAATCCCGATTTCTACAGCTGGTACCATATCTAATTCTTTTAGAAGTGGTTTAGAGGAATTAGATATTGCAACAGATCTTTGGGAAAATAAAGATTATGAACTTGGTGATATTAAAATATTACCAAAAAAATCAAAGGGTAAATTCATAGCTTTTGTTTGTACGGTTGATGGATATGATGGTGCTTATTATGCAATCAGATTAATAGGGAAACGGCTCGCAGAAAAGATAACGGAATTAAAAGATGTTAGTGAAATAGCTACTCCAATATTAGGAACAGGAGCAGGTAAACTTCAACCACATTTGAGTCTAAATATTATGCGTTCTGCATTCTATGAAAATAAACATGTAGAAAGTGTTCGGTTAACTTTTTGTACTCCTGATGAAGAAATACATTATTCGGTAAAAAGTCGCACTTTAGATGTAGATACACCTAGTGGTCAATTAGTTATTGAAGCTGAAATTCCTAATATTCATATCAATGAATTAGTAGAAAAAATTCAGTATGATAAAGAATTTTATTATGAATTAGCTGAAAGAAAATTTAATGAATATATCAAGCATGAATTACCCCAAGATTTTTATGAACAATTATCGAATCAATTTAAGTCTTGGGGAATTACCTTCAAAGAATTCATCAACTCTGATTTATCTAAAGAACAATACGAATTCACAGTACTATGTGGCGAATTAATCGCTTACATTGATTTTAATGCATACCATAAAAACATCTGGAATAGATATCCTGATAAACGTGTATTAGCTAAATCTGCTGTCCGTCAGAATGATTGGTTTTTGAATTTGATCAAATTCAAATTAACCAATAAGCATAGGTTACTGAGCCCAAGCATTAAAAACGCATTTACATATCTGGAATCTCCTGATTATAGTCTCACTATGCTTTCTGAAAATCATAGAAAGAAAGTTTTCGAGAATATTTTTCCTGATAGAATTTATAATGACAAGTTTGAAGAAACAGTACTGAGTTTTTTTAGAAGATTAGGAATAAAAATCCAAAATCCTAAAAATTTTGGTGCCCTTTGTAGTCGAATTCTTTACTTACCTTTTATTAAGCCTATTTGGGACGAAATCATCACAAAAGATAACACTCTTGAAGATACCTTAATATACACAGATTTGTCATCGGCAAGTTACTTAATTGAGGAGTGTTTAAGAACCAATTCAAAAGTATTAGATCTTGGGAATTGTGGGTTAAGAAATCTGGAGATTATACCTGAGCTATTCGAATGTACTCACATAGAGGTATTGATTTTAAGTAATGAATGGGCTGAATATAAAAACGGGAAATGGAGAAAGCTTACCAGTAAAAACAAAGGAAATAGAAATAGTATTAAATTTTTGCCGGAATCAATGAACGAATTATCCGAGCTCAAAGTCTTAGTTTGTGGAGGAGATTGGAATGAGTATAATAACCATGAATGGAACAGATGGGGTATTACTTCTCTTACTTCAATTTCCAAACTAAAAAAGCTTGAATATTTAAACCTAAGTAACAATGAGTTGTCGAATATAATAGGTTTAAAGAAATTAAAATCACTAAAAATCGTTCATCTAAATAATAATAAGATTTCGAAGGTTGAGTCTTTAAACGAACTGAATAATCTAACAGAGCTATATCTTAGTAATAATAAGATTAAAACTGTAGATTTTATTAGTGGATTAGATAATATTGAGACAATAGACTTACACAACAATATTATAAGAGATCTAAGACCGATCATAAAAATCATTCAGAATATTGGTATTAGTAATGATAAATGGGAAAAAAACACATTAAATATAGCAAAGAATCCTTTGGAGTTGCCACCAATGGAAATCGTGACCTTAGGCAAAGAAGCGGTTCTAGGAGTACTCGATGATATTGAGAAAAGAGGTCGCTACGTTAATAAAGATATTAAGGTAATTCTGGTAGGCAATAGCGAGGTTGGTAAATCTACTTTGGTAAAATACTTAGATAAAGAAAATGGTCTTGAAGATGAGCATCTTCCGACTCTTTGGATGGATGAAAAGATTATAAAAAGTAAGTATTTAGTTAATACCATTAAAGAAGAATGTTTGCTACACGTTTTTGATTTTGGTGGACACGATTATTATCACGACACTCATCATTTATTTTACAGTACCAATACGATTTATCTTCTATTGTGGGATAAAGAAACTGATAATTTAAATACAAGAAAAATCACCCAGAAAACAAGAGAAAATTTAGAAATAGAAGTTGAAACACAAGATTATCCAATAAGATATTGGTTAGATTCAGTAAAGTTTTATACCAAAGATGTTGAGGCAGACAACTTTGAATTTGAAATTAAAAGGGATGTTACTTATGACAGTCCAATTCTATTAATTCAGAATAAAGTTGATGATGCTTCCAAAATTGTATTTCAAGAGAATAAGACCCTATCAAAAGATTATTCCTTTATTTATGACATAATTAACATATCCATTAAGCCAAAAAGAAATTTAGACCATTTTGATAGTTTGTTTTTGGAGATGCTTAATAAGATGAATATTATTGGAGCTGTTCTTCCTAAGTTTTATGAGACAATAAAGAACAGCCTAAATTCCTATAAAGGAGAGCCAGTGCTAACATTTGCTGAATTTATGAATTATTGCAATAGAATAATTAAAAATCCTATTGATGATCCTCAAGCTAAACGATTGGTTAAATATCTGGAACAAGTTGGGCTTGTATTATGTACGAGTAAAGACACTGAAGAGAAAATATATGTAGATAAGAAATGGGTTATCGAGAACATGCATAAAGTTCTTGAAAAACTGTTGGATAGAAAAGGAGAATTTAAAAGAGAGTATGTTGTGAGAATACTTGGGGCAGATGATAGTAAAGTTGATGATCTATTATTAATGATGGAGGAATTCAAGATTATTTTCAAAAATCCTTATTCCGATGTATATATAGCACCCCTCTATTTACCTAAAATTCCTGATGGAAAAATTAAACTGTTTCTTAATGAAGGTCAGATTACATATCGAAGATTTGAATTCAAAGGATTCATTCATAAAAATGTTATTTTAAGTATATTTCAGAAATTTGGAACTCTATTTTCTTCTGATAAAAATAAAGATATATTTTATTACTGGAAAGACGGTTTGATTATCAAAAACCCTAATACAGATGAAATAATAATGATAAGATTTCATCTTGGTAATGAAAATGGAAATGCCTGTATTGATATTTATGATTTATCTCAAAAAGATCAGCCTATATTCAGAGATGATGTACTCAAATTTATTAGAGACGTTAATCAGGGCTATGAACTAGAGGAAATGGTTACATTAGATGGGATAGATTATATATCAAAAGAATTACTTGAAAAGTATGCAGAAATAGGTAAGCATGTCTTTTCTGAGAAAAAACTATCAGAGCCTTTAAAATCTGAACAACAAAAACTTTTTAAGCTAAAAGATTATATGGAATTTATTGATACCCCTGTTAAAAAGAAAAAAGTGGTAATATCATACTCTAAAAAAGATCTAACTCAGATACATATTCTTAGAAGATATTTACAACCATTGATAGATGCAGAACTTATTGAACAACCTTGGTATTGTACCAGTTTAAATCCTGGTGATGATTGGGATAAGAAGATTAAGCATAAATTTCAGGAAGCTGATATTGTATTTTTTATGGTTAGTGAATATTTCTATAGCACGAAA